A genomic segment from Lutzomyia longipalpis isolate SR_M1_2022 chromosome 3, ASM2433408v1 encodes:
- the LOC129792505 gene encoding alcohol dehydrogenase 1-like codes for MSLNGKSALITGATGAIGESICVELLKNGVTHLAAIDISSVEPVVVAKWRKNYPEASIRYFQVDVSSQEELEKCFKDFTKNLRSLDIVVNCAGIFNENIPKTVIDVNLTGVILSSIIAIEYMRKDTGRGMGGVVLNIASIAGLNACSTAPTYSATKHAVVAYTRALAHERDYLGIKFLTLCPGCTDTKLFANVFEFGFLTSKEKDSSLLNSYGVQSPEAVGKASVKYILEGKTGSVWIIEDNEIQEAPVPEIKF; via the exons ATGTCTCTAAATGGCAAAAGTGCTCTCATTACTGGAGCTACGGGAGCAATTGGTGAATCCATTTGCGTGGAACTTCTCAAAAATGGAGTAACTCATCTTGCAGCCATTGACATTAGCTCTGTGGAGCCTGTAGTTGTGGCCAAgtggaggaaaaattatcCAGAAGCCTCAATTCGTTACTTCCAAGTTGATGTGAGTTCGCAAGAAGAACTCGAAAAGTGCTTTAAGGACTTCACGAAAAATCTCAGGAGTTTGGACATCGTTGTCAACTGTGctggaattttcaatgaaaatatccccaaaactGTCATTGATGTCAATTTAACTGGAGTCATTTTATCCTCAATCATTGCGATTGAGTACATGAGAAAGGACACAGGACGAGGAATGGGTGGAGTTGTTCTAAACATCGCATCAATTGCTGGTCTCAATGCATGTAGCACAGCCCCTACATATTCAGCAACCAAGCACGCAGTCGTGGCTTATACTCGTGCCTTAGCTCACGAAAGAGATTACCttggaattaaattcttaactCTCTGCCCAGGATGTACTGATACGAAACTATTTGCCAACGTTTTCGAATTTGGGTTTCTTACGTCGAAAGAAAAGGATTCAAGTCTCTTGAATAGTTATGGAGTTCAAAg TCCTGAGGCTGTTGGAAAAGCATCAGTGAAGTATATTCTGGAGGGAAAAACAGGAAGTGTTTGGATTATTGAAGACAATGAAATTCAGGAAGCTCCAGTtcctgaaataaaattctaa
- the LOC129792293 gene encoding LOW QUALITY PROTEIN: alcohol dehydrogenase 1-like (The sequence of the model RefSeq protein was modified relative to this genomic sequence to represent the inferred CDS: substituted 1 base at 1 genomic stop codon), protein MLNCKSALVTGGTGAIGGAICEELLKNGVTNLAAIDISPEEPAVVAKWRKSFPEASIRYFQVDVSSEKELLKCYANFTKDISSLDVVVNCAGVFNEXTPKKVVDVNLTGVILSSIIAIEYMRKDTGLGKGGVILNIASTTGLDLFSTLPTYTATKHGVIAFTRSVSHDRDYLGIKFLTLCPGCTDTKLYANVFKFSFLTTKEKDSTHSNNFAVQSPEVVGKASIEYILEGKTGSVWIIEDNEIQEAPVTTIRF, encoded by the exons ATGCTGAATTGCAAAAGTGCATTAGTTACGGGAGGTACTGGAGCAATCGGTGGAGCTATTTGTGAGGAACTTCTCAAGAATGGTGTAACAAATCTCGCAGCCATCGATATTAGCCCGGAAGAACCTGCAGTTGTGGCTAAATGGCGGAAAAGCTTCCCAGAAGCTTCAATTCGTTACTTCCAAGTGGATGTGAGCTCAGAGAAAGAACTATTGAAGTGCTATGCTAACTTTACAAAGGACATCTCCAGCTTAGACGTGGTTGTCAACTGCGCTGGGGTATTCAATGAATAAACACCCAAAAAGGTCGTTGATGTAAATCTAACTGGAGTTATTTTGTCCTCAATTATTGCAATTGAGTACATGAGAAAGGACACCGGACTAGGAAAAGGTGGTGTGATCCTGAATATTGCTTCAACTACTGGCCTGGATCTCTTCAGCACCCTCCCAACTTACACCGCCACTAAGCACGGGGTCATAGCCTTTACTCGTTCAGTGTCTCACGACCGGGACTATcttggaattaaatttttgacccTCTGCCCAGGATGCACCGATACGAAACTCTATGCCAACGTTTtcaaatttagttttttaacaACAAAAGAAAAGGATTCAACTCACTCGAACAATTTTGCAGTACAGAG CCCTGAAGTCGTTGGAAAAGCATCCATTGAGTATATTTTGGAGGGGAAGACCGGAAGTGTTTGGATTATTGAAGACAATGAAATTCAGGAGGCTCCAGTAACTACAATAAGATTCTAA